A region from the Solanum stenotomum isolate F172 unplaced genomic scaffold, ASM1918654v1 scaffold34434, whole genome shotgun sequence genome encodes:
- the LOC125852387 gene encoding uncharacterized protein LOC125852387: MANHFTPMYIPTTSDPDIVIVTATTLKEFRGELTFATTAASKIYGNLKMDNITSLLHKFSKKSVDVQTIASANASNVPIAQAMFENRMTVAELVDSDWSSDTEKVESSNGVYTCQKCNKQCDLPLVMFKIHIKVTDNGGMTILVLFNRVAEKLLDISAHKLVNQLSKSETDIPSQIQSLCRMDLVFKLKLSSFNLKEELENYTVTKSDVFPSQSIHYHILLTLAWKRERYYYQDFDP; the protein is encoded by the exons ATGGCgaatcattttacccctatgtATATCCCAACCACTTCGGACCCAGACATTGTCATAGTTACTGCTACAACGCTAAAAGAATTCAGAG GTGAACTGACTTTTGCCACCACCGCAGCAAGCAAAATTTATGGTAATcttaaaatggacaacatcACCTCCTTGCTTCATAAGTTCTCAAAAAAGTCAGTTGATGTACAAACTATTGCGAGTGCAAACGCAAGTAACGTTCCCATTGCACAAGCTATGTTTGAAAACAGGATGACTGTTGCAGAGTTAGTAGATTCTGACTGGAGTTCCGACACAGAG AAAGTTGAATCTTCAAATGGTGTCTACACATGCCAGAAGTGCAACAAACAATGCGACTTACCGTTGGTTAT GTTTAAGATACACATTAAGGTCACGGATAATGGTGGGATGACTATTTTGGTCCTGTTTAATAGGGTTGCGGAAAAACTTCTTGATATTTCTGCTCACAAGTTGGTTAACCAATTGTCCAAAAGTGAGACTGATATACCGTCCCAGATTCAAAGTCTTTGCAGGATGGACTTGGTCTTCAAACTAAAATTGAGCAGTTTCAATTTGAAAGAGGAGCTGGAAAACTATACAGTCACAAAATCTGATGTTTTCCCTTCACAATCCATTCATTACCACATTCTTCTCACATTAGCATGGAAAAGAGAGAGATACTACTATCAAGATTTTGACCCTTGA